The Aestuariibaculum lutulentum genome segment ATGCGTTTAATACCATCGTTTATCTGGTACTCACCACCATTGGTTACGTTTTCATCTAAAACTTCCTGTAATTTATCTTTTAATATAGCTACATCTTTAAAGTAATAAATACCAATTACCGCCTGATTACTCACAAAGGTTTGTGGTTTCTCAACCAACTCAACAATCTCTTGTTTATCATTAAGTTTTACTACGCCGTAAGCCTCTGGATTTTCAACTTCTTTAGTCCAAATAACACTATCTGCAGTTGGGTCCAAATCAAATTCAGCACGAATTAACGTATCGGCATAGGCAATTACTGCCGGACCTGAAAGCGACTCTTTGGCACACATAATGGCGTGCCCCGTACCTAAAGGTAAATCCTGACGATAAATAGATGCTTTAGCTCCTAAACTTTGGGCAAGTGCTTCTAAACTTTCTACAACGTCGTCACCAAACCAAGCCGGATCTCCTAATACAAAAGCCACTTCTTCAATTGGTTGCTTTAACACCTTTGCGATGTCTTTAACCAATCGGTGAACAATAGGCTGACCAGCAACAGGAATTAACGGTTTAGGTACTGTTAAACTATGTGGACGCAGACGAGAACCTCGACCTGCCATGGGTACTATAATTTTCATATCACTGCCCGCGAAAACGGGTATCTTTTTTCATTATACTATTTATTTTACACCGGTGCTTCCAAAACCACCTTCTCCTCTATCGGTTTCTGATAAAGCTTCAACTTCAACCCACTCTGCACGTTCGTGTTTAGCAATAACTAACTGAGCAATACGCTCGCCATTATTAATTACAAACTCCTCGTTAGACAAGTTGACTAAAATTACTCCCACTTCTCCTCTATAATCGGCATCTACAGTTCCCGGAGCATTTAAAACAGTTATTCCTTTTTTTGCTGCGAGACCACTTCTTGGGCGTACCTGAGCTTCATAACCAATTGGTAATTCTATGAATAACCCCGTACCAACAATACTACGTTCTAATGGTTTTAAAATTCGTGGTTCTGATAAATTAGCTCGTAAATCCATACCTGCGGAAGCAATCGTTTCGTAGTTAGGTAAGTCGTGACTGGATTTATTGATGATTTTAATTTGCATATTATCTTTTTAAAAGCTGTTTGATTTGTTTTTTCTCTGAAATATAAATGATGGTCAAAAATACTAAAACTAGGCCTGTATTTATTAAATAATCGCCCCTTAATCCTTGTTGAAAAGAAATAAAACTTATTAAAGTTGACAAAATCAGATAACCACCTATACGTTTTAAATCATAAGGTACAGGGTAATATTTTTTCCCTATAAAATATGATATTAACATCATGGTTCCATAAGCCGCTAATGTTGCCCAAGCTGATGCCATAAACCCAATTTTTGGAATCATAGTCAAATTAAAAACAACAGTAATTATTGCCCCTAATATTGAAATATACATACCATAACTAGTTCTATCGGTAAGTTTGTACCATATTGCTAAATTATTGTATATACCTAAACACAGGTTGGCCAATAAAATAATGGGGACAATACTCAGCGCTTCAAAATATTCTTTTTGACCTAATAAAATACTAGAGAATAAATCGATATAACAAACCACAATCAGCATAAAAATAGCTCCCAAAATGGTAAACCATTTAAGTATTGTGGCATAATTTTCTTTTGCATTAACCTCTTTCGCATGATTAAAAAAGAAAGGCTCTGCTCCTAAGCGAAAAGCAAAAATATAAAGCGTCATAAATACGCCCAATTTGTAACAAGCTGCATAAATACCCATTTCCTTCTTACCTATTAAATCCCCTAAAAACAACTTATCTACATTTTCATTAGTTACATAAGCTAAACTGCCAACCATAATAGGAAGTCCATACATTAAAAGTTTTTTTAAAATTTCAGGGTTTAAAGTCCATTTCATTTTAAATAAAATAGGAATCAGTAATACGAACGTGAAAAAACTCGCAATAACATTTGCTAAGAAGATATAAATAACCTGAGGTTGACCGGCTTCATAGAAATGCAATATTTTAGGTAAAATGTCTTCTGATAATATTCCATTTGGTATAATCCACAAAAACAGAACATTTAAAATCGCAAATACAGAAATATTAAAAATCTTAATACCCGTAAATTTTATGGGCTGATTTGTTACTCTCAAATAAGCAAATGGTATAACAACAATTGTATCAAAAAAAACAGTCCAGATTAATATTTTTACGTGCAAAATGCTTTCAAAACCAAAGATACTGGCAATGTTATCTGCAAAGAATAAAGCAACAACTAAAAATAAACATGTTGTTATTAAAAGGGATATAAAAGATGTAGAGACAACCTTTCCTTTTTCCTTTTCCTTGCTAAAAAATCTAAAAAAAGCAGTCTCTAGTCCATAAGTAAGTATGGCATTTAAATAAGCTGCATATACATAATAGTCTGTGTTTATTGCATATTTTTCTGCACCAAACACATCTGTATGTAGGCGTACTAAAAAAATATTTATAGCCCTTGGCAGGATAGCTGCAATCCCGTAAATAATGGTGTCTTTAAAAAATCTTTTTAATGTACCCAATCCTTAAAATTTATGGCTAAAAATACGCTTTTACCCAACGCAAACCAAAGAAACCTGTTTGAAGCTTAATTTGTTATAAATTCTATTTACGTATCACTTTCGAATACTTAAAATACTGGTACTCATCATCTAGTTTATAACCAATCATACATTCATTTTCTTTTAAAATGAAAGGTATTTTTTCTGTTAAAACAGGTAGCTTATTCCCATATTAAGCAAAAGGTTTATCACTCATAATAAAATCTTCTTTTACCAACTCTTTCTTTTGATAAACACCCGAATACAAAATATCATTTTGCTTACTTAAACTAATTTTTTTCCCATGAAAATACATATGGTCTAATGGAATAGAATTCAATTTAACAACAACATATATTTCCCTATTTATAGAATCTAATTCTTTATAATAAACGGCTTCAATATCTAAAGGTTTCATTAATTCAGATTGCTTAGCTCCTGCACATTGATATAAACTTAAAGCTAATAGCATCGACATAATAGGGTATATTATATGTTTTAAAGCATTCATTTGATTTCAATTTTACTGTTATTTAAATAAGTATTTTCAAAATTGATGCCATAAACAAGCCTAATAACAATATGAGGCTTTTGAAATTTACTATTCTTCCCCTTGAATATACGCCGTTAAAGGAATATATCCTTTTTGATCTTTAAATTCGGCCTCTGGTACGTCCATTTTAAACTGATGTTTTCCAGTTTTCAAATCACCTAAATCATAAATTCTAATGGGAATTTTATTCCCTGGGCACCAATTGTTCCAACGTGCCCAGTCTTCTGGTTTCTTAGTTTTTTTACCATATATACCGTTACTCTGTGTATTTAGAACACGATACTCTTCGCAGCTTTCACCACCCGGTGTATATTTAGCTATCTCTTCTCCGTCAAAATACACCACATGCTCACGACGAATGTATTCTTCACCTCCTTTATTAGCACCATGATTTGAGGTTATAACATACA includes the following:
- a CDS encoding sugar phosphate nucleotidyltransferase; translated protein: MKIIVPMAGRGSRLRPHSLTVPKPLIPVAGQPIVHRLVKDIAKVLKQPIEEVAFVLGDPAWFGDDVVESLEALAQSLGAKASIYRQDLPLGTGHAIMCAKESLSGPAVIAYADTLIRAEFDLDPTADSVIWTKEVENPEAYGVVKLNDKQEIVELVEKPQTFVSNQAVIGIYYFKDVAILKDKLQEVLDENVTNGGEYQINDGIKRMMADGKIFKTGTVDEWMDCGNKAITVETNGKMLQFLKADGDEQMVASSVKLENAEIIEPCFIGENVIITDSIIGPNVSIGNDCIVDNSIIKNSLIQNHTSIKNANLDEAMIGNHVKYNGNFTSVSIGDYAVLE
- the dut gene encoding dUTP diphosphatase, coding for MQIKIINKSSHDLPNYETIASAGMDLRANLSEPRILKPLERSIVGTGLFIELPIGYEAQVRPRSGLAAKKGITVLNAPGTVDADYRGEVGVILVNLSNEEFVINNGERIAQLVIAKHERAEWVEVEALSETDRGEGGFGSTGVK
- a CDS encoding oligosaccharide flippase family protein, coding for MGTLKRFFKDTIIYGIAAILPRAINIFLVRLHTDVFGAEKYAINTDYYVYAAYLNAILTYGLETAFFRFFSKEKEKGKVVSTSFISLLITTCLFLVVALFFADNIASIFGFESILHVKILIWTVFFDTIVVIPFAYLRVTNQPIKFTGIKIFNISVFAILNVLFLWIIPNGILSEDILPKILHFYEAGQPQVIYIFLANVIASFFTFVLLIPILFKMKWTLNPEILKKLLMYGLPIMVGSLAYVTNENVDKLFLGDLIGKKEMGIYAACYKLGVFMTLYIFAFRLGAEPFFFNHAKEVNAKENYATILKWFTILGAIFMLIVVCYIDLFSSILLGQKEYFEALSIVPIILLANLCLGIYNNLAIWYKLTDRTSYGMYISILGAIITVVFNLTMIPKIGFMASAWATLAAYGTMMLISYFIGKKYYPVPYDLKRIGGYLILSTLISFISFQQGLRGDYLINTGLVLVFLTIIYISEKKQIKQLLKR